A window of Heteronotia binoei isolate CCM8104 ecotype False Entrance Well chromosome 17, APGP_CSIRO_Hbin_v1, whole genome shotgun sequence genomic DNA:
aatgggtgagtcCTATGAGTTCCCTGTAATAGTTGTTGAATAATTTGAGGATAAAGGTTTGAATTCATCCCAGGGTCCTCAAAATGCACCATATTAGTGTAATAACAAACTTTACCAGCGCATTTGTTATCTGTATTTTTTAGGtggagagtgttttggccagCGATGAAATGGAAGGCTTTGCACATGTGTTTGAAAAAGAGATTGGCTTACTCCTTCACTACATACAGCTcaacaagaagaagacattaacgatactgatgaagtggcaacacgaAATGCGTCTATTATTGTAACTAGTTAATTGCATGCTGCATGACTAAACAACAAGCTCTGTTGAAAATTGTTTTTTACTGTCTATTTTTGTAAAAATATGGTAGCCTACACATATCACAGTTACGGTTGGTGCTTCTTTTGGTGATTCCCTGGCCTTATGCATGGAAGAACTGACACTCCACAGAGGGTGCTTTTAAAAGCAGAATCGTCCCAGCCCTATCATATGCAAGCTTATTCGGAAATCTCCCGTCAATGACCGTAGGTGCAGGATTGCAGCATGACACTGCACTCCCTCCCGCCTACAGTCAACTGAGACAAAGGCATTTCTGCACACGCTCAGAAAGATTTCACATGCAACAGGACTTATTGTGGAATTAGGATCCTGAGATTCTCTACTACACTAAACAGACACAATCCTCCTTAGAACGTGGGATAGCTGCCAACTCTTACAGCCATTTCTCTCACCACACTGAAGTGCCGTTGAATCTCTCCTACGGTGCAGGGTGGGATGGAAGCATGTTTAAGGCAGAGTCCCTTCTAGGCCCTTTAAGGATCACACTGATTAGCTGTCCCAGTCACTTCAAGTGTCATGAGGCGACATATTCAGCAGATCCACCAACAGATCTAGAGAGCGCAGGGGAGGACGGGAGATCCCTGAACCCAGTCCTCTTGAGAAAGCCTAACACGAAGGCTTTGGCAGAGACTAAACAATTTTATTCCAAGATTTGGGACAATCCCTGCAGGGATCTCAGCAACAGATATTTTAGAATGAGGAACAATCACCATCCGTTTTTACCTCTGCTGTTTACCGATCTGCTGGGTACATTCTTCCAACGATCTCTACGCCAAGGCTACTTTTACGGCCGTGATTATCTTGTGTAACTTGTCGGCGTTGTCCACAAAGCCATCTCCGTTCTACCAGGAAGAAGGCAAGGTTAAAAGCAAGAGCTTTCCCTACCTCTTTCTAGTTTtaataaagaaaacaaaattattcaTGTGTCCATCCAGGAAGGGATGAAACCAAACAGCACCCCTGGAACATGGAGAGCTGGGTCAtggagagaggatgctggactctCAACTGCTGTACCGCTGTACAAAAGGAGCAATTACAGAATCCAGTTTTCCCAAGCAGGAATTTTTCATTCTTTTGAGCCCTCctgtctctgctagttcacagcCCGTGGGGAAACTGCCTTATTGAATGACTTAGcctaatttagggggaggagacAGAATCACTGAAGCATCTTGCATTGCCTGTACCACTTTATGTTCTCAGTCGCCATTCCCTCCACCACAGGCTGTGTACAGATGAACTAGGGTTTTTGGAAGACAAGGAAAACCCTAAACTCTACCCCACATGCTAATTTGTTGGAGCAGGGAGAATGTATCTTTGCAAGGGGAGAAATTCACATGCATAACTTTGTGGagtccagggggaaaaaaagataccACATAGGGACTACCGATTTTGTGTTCTTGTAGAatgcagattcagatttgcactagaacaCGTACAGAGGTCCGGATAGATTTGCACTAATCCTGATCACAGAACATATctgcactaacctgccttaacTACTATATTTGCAGAACAAGCCTTAATATATATGACACAGGCCCATAGTGATCTCtgagaacaaagaaagaaagaaagtacatTGCATATCGCAAAGTCCTTCTCTCTAGCAAGAATATGTTATCATCATGTTCTGTAAACATCTAAGAGAAAGTAAACTTTCTCCCTATCTCTGGAGACATACCACAAAGGTAGAAGTTTTGCCTCTTACACATTTTCTGGAATTAGGCCAAGTGCCCACACAAAGAAGACAAAGGACCTGAACAAACACCCCTTGGCCATCTGCATATTCCCAGAAAACCACAAATGCAAGATACCAGGAAGTTAAGGGTTGGGGGGTCCAGATTAGAAGACCCCATGAGGTATCACGTCATCTTTCGTTTCTAAAATGGGAGATGGGATTCACTTGACCGATGAGATACCACAAAGGGCCAGAAGCGAGAACTATGTGACCAATCAACTAGACttgctttgttatcagaaatgTATAAATGTTATGGCTTTGTGAAAATGACTCAGAGGAAAAACACAGGAAGGATGTTGGTACAGAGAAGGAGAGTGTGTTGCTTTTCCTCTTTCACCAGTGGCAATAAAGAAGCctctggatcaactcacttgaacctctggctgttgagtctcttaaattgGGCTGGGGACTCTACTTGGCACTGATGGTGTATGCAACATTCTTAcagagacatcccccccccccaaaaaaatatctaTGCTTACGGAACATTTTGGCTTCTAAACTGAGGAGCTGCTTACCTTCTTGGAATGCACCAGCTTCCCTTTGACCGTCACTTCAAACCATCCTGTGACCTGGGGAGTGCCTTCACCACTCTAGgttgaaagaagggagggaaagacaaAGTTGGCACATTTGCATTCTCACTTACTACAAGCTTTTCAGAACTTCTGAATACCAACAGTAAGATATGAAGGCCTGTTTAAGGGGATTACTGCACTCCCTCCAGCACATCTGCAGCTTTTCCTCCCACGGTCCACCCTCATCTCTAAACTCAACACAATCTGTAAGACGGCCAATGTCCTAACACTTCAGCACTTTACGGCTGCACCTTCTACCAGCCACTGAACTCCTGCTTGCTACAACACCAATCCCCAacttttctgagcctgtgggcacagtTGGAATCCTGATACACTATGGTGGTCACAGTGATACAATGGCTGCACAAGGGGGTGGAGCCAATCACGCAGTGGCTGCCACAACTTAACTTCAGTCACATAGTCGAGATCCTTGTGCTGAGCCAGCACCAACCGCTGAAGCAATATTTCGAAAAAATATGCACAGccgatcaaatctccaatggcctataagaagccttgctgggcaacgGCTCCACACGGTCCGgcattttctaaaaacatttggcaggagccagtaaaggtgtcactgggtgctatggtgcccatgggcgccaaattggggacccctgtgctaaaggattctgggacacagtcagttCATAGAAACCAGGAGCCAAACCTGTGGAGTCTTACTGTCACCCTGCAGAGACCAAAAAGCCGCTTTAGAACACATTTGGCTAACCTAGCCTGGAGTTTCATGTTGCGGAGGACTCAATAGCAGCGTTCACCAAGGAACTCTTCCAGGTTTCCCCAGAAGGAAGCTGCTGGTCTACAGAACCCAGAAACAATTTCTGCCAAGCAGGCCAGACATTCATTACAGCTAATTTAAGGCATTTCTGCATGGGACTCAGTCTGAGGTCGGGGCACAAATCTTTCATTTTACATTAAGAAACAGCCTGCACGCATATCAAATTCCTCCTCTGAAAGGGCAAGACTGGAATTCCACTCCGGTTCATAGATCACACGACTGTACAAACGCAAGCAGGCTAGAGCCAACAGCTCCGGGATATACTCACGATCTCCAGCTTGCCCGGAAACTCTCTCTCGAGTTCCTTCTTGAGCTGCTGATACTATTGtgggagagaggaaaagagaAGTTCAAGATTGGTGAAGACGTATCGCTCCCAAAGAAATTAAGGACCTCTAAGACCTAGCTTGGGAGCCCAAGATTCTGAAAGGGGGCCATTACTTAGGAGATCTGATCTGCATGTTCCACCACTGGCATCTCCAGGATCAAGTATGATGCAATGAGGAAGGTGTTTGATTTTGATCTACGAGCGATGGGTGCCATAAACTCATTGTACAAGCAGGCCGGAGCTGCAGGGGGagcccaggcccatcctttcaaacctCCTTCCAACTACTCCTTCCAAgcccaatcagtgttccctctaagccgagttagtgtgagctagctcagtttgttagtctccggctcacacatttttgtcttagctcaggaaggatggccccagggcaaactatgcagcagttcacaactttaacgccagtagcccAGGAAGTAgcgtttttgctcacaagactccacagcttagagggcgtattgtcccctttgctcaccgccactctgaacaagtagtagcattgcggCTGGTCTCttcacttttttctctcccctttcctaaCACTGTGTGCAGAGCAAACGGGGGCGGTttggcttgtggaactcaaggctgCTTACAGTGCAGAGagccccccaaacaacaaatcctgctgtggcaacatgaaatcctggctatggccctgtgtACAAGTCATGGGTTTGGGGCCTTGACTAAACAGCAGGCTGTAATCCACAGTGTAAGAGCTGGTCTTCGAGACGCTGCATTTTTCGCCAATACTGCTCCAAGAGGTTCTTGCGGCAGTTAATGAGCAATGTGGAAATGA
This region includes:
- the SELENOW gene encoding selenoprotein W yields the protein MFRIRTLAARAFHLGSEVQGRAGRATSSVVGTMPLKVKVVYCGAUGYSPKYQQLKKELEREFPGKLEISGEGTPQVTGWFEVTVKGKLVHSKKNGDGFVDNADKLHKIITAVKVALA